One window of Mesorhizobium sp. WSM4904 genomic DNA carries:
- a CDS encoding CorA family divalent cation transporter, producing the protein MNDASHLTLLAWDDSRHHAPGLVWAYRGAADEAPQPVAPKDIEAALAKPDGWVWLHVDLIDQRTHSWISHACALPQSAHAILEGHEDSMALAHEKGVVHGIAADLHGEIARRSTTIGRLHFAVTDRLLVTGRRHSLAAVEEVHKTLRDGFKPATAFELFSAIVLAFCRSATERLAAATKQLDEVEDHLVTERLADERRRIKDVRRLTVSLHRPISAQAALFQDENRAGWELSAGAHEILGRLSARLKRLDREVVMVNDRARLLQEEVAAELADESNRSLKALAVMSALLLPGTLIVGIFGMNTAELPLTHTHGGFLLALLLAAGATGLFYWLLLRAGADLKF; encoded by the coding sequence ATGAATGATGCATCGCATCTGACACTGCTTGCCTGGGACGATAGCCGGCATCACGCGCCCGGGCTGGTCTGGGCCTATCGCGGCGCCGCTGACGAAGCGCCGCAGCCGGTCGCTCCCAAGGACATAGAGGCTGCACTTGCCAAGCCGGACGGCTGGGTGTGGCTGCATGTCGACCTCATCGACCAGCGGACGCATTCCTGGATCAGCCATGCCTGCGCGCTGCCGCAATCGGCGCACGCAATTCTCGAAGGTCATGAGGACAGCATGGCACTGGCGCATGAGAAGGGTGTCGTGCATGGTATCGCCGCCGACCTGCATGGCGAGATCGCACGCCGGTCGACCACCATCGGCAGGCTGCATTTTGCCGTGACGGACCGGCTACTCGTGACCGGCCGCCGCCATTCGCTGGCCGCCGTCGAAGAGGTGCACAAGACGCTGCGGGACGGTTTCAAGCCGGCAACGGCATTCGAGCTGTTCAGCGCGATCGTGCTCGCCTTTTGCAGGAGCGCAACCGAGCGACTGGCCGCGGCGACCAAACAACTGGACGAGGTCGAAGATCATCTCGTCACCGAGCGGCTTGCCGACGAGCGGCGGCGGATCAAGGACGTGCGTCGGCTCACCGTCTCGCTGCACCGGCCGATTTCGGCGCAGGCGGCGCTGTTCCAGGACGAGAACCGTGCCGGCTGGGAGTTGTCGGCGGGCGCGCATGAAATACTGGGTCGCCTGTCCGCCCGCCTCAAAAGGCTCGATCGTGAAGTCGTCATGGTCAACGACCGCGCGAGGCTGCTGCAGGAAGAGGTCGCGGCCGAACTCGCGGACGAATCGAACCGCAGCCTGAAAGCATTGGCGGTGATGAGCGCGCTGCTTCTGCCTGGCACGTTGATCGTCGGTATCTTCGGCATGAACACCGCTGAGCTGCCGCTTACGCATACGCATGGCGGCTTCTTGCTGGCGCTGCTGCTCGCGGCTGGGGCGACGGGCCTGTTCTACTGGCTGCTGTTGCGGGCCGGCGCCGATCTCAAATTCTAG
- a CDS encoding patatin-like phospholipase family protein — protein sequence MLERARNKATAATIQEISQQYDRVALVFQGGGALGAYQAGVYQALSDAGCEPTWLSGVSIGAINASIIAGNEPSRRLQRLEQFWQTVSGRKIWAYTPEGDVYRDIRNRTSSWMTMMMGQPGFFKPRNPNPWFEPPGAEGATSFYDTAELKETLESLIDFDVLNDGKKRLSVGAVNVRTGNFVYFDTDKVRIGPEHIMASGALPPAFPSIRIEGEYYWDGGIVSNTPLQYLLDQEEDRSSLVFQVDLFSARGALPRGMADVLSRHKDIMYSSRTRQNTDNFQRIHALKMKLLDALKRVPPEQLKDGEKELIADYSDAGVVNIVHLIYQHKGYEGHAKDYEFSGTSMREHWEMGLEDTERTLRHKQWLMPPTNVEGVAIHDLHREDPT from the coding sequence GTGCTTGAACGCGCCCGAAACAAGGCTACCGCCGCCACCATCCAGGAAATCTCGCAGCAATATGATCGCGTCGCCCTGGTCTTCCAGGGCGGCGGCGCGCTGGGCGCCTACCAGGCCGGCGTCTATCAGGCGCTTTCCGATGCCGGCTGCGAGCCGACCTGGCTCTCCGGCGTTTCGATCGGCGCCATCAACGCCTCGATCATCGCCGGCAACGAGCCGAGCCGGCGCCTGCAGCGGCTTGAGCAGTTCTGGCAGACGGTTTCAGGCCGCAAGATCTGGGCCTACACGCCGGAAGGCGACGTCTATCGCGACATCCGCAACCGCACCTCGTCGTGGATGACGATGATGATGGGCCAGCCCGGCTTCTTCAAGCCGCGCAATCCCAATCCATGGTTCGAGCCGCCAGGCGCCGAGGGCGCCACCAGCTTCTACGACACGGCCGAGCTGAAGGAGACGTTGGAAAGCCTGATCGACTTCGACGTGCTCAACGACGGCAAGAAGCGCTTGAGCGTCGGCGCGGTCAATGTCAGGACCGGCAACTTCGTCTATTTCGACACCGACAAGGTGCGCATCGGGCCGGAGCACATCATGGCGAGCGGCGCGCTGCCGCCGGCCTTCCCGTCGATCCGCATCGAGGGCGAGTATTATTGGGACGGCGGCATCGTCTCCAACACGCCGCTGCAATACCTGCTCGACCAGGAGGAGGACCGCTCCTCGCTGGTCTTCCAGGTCGATCTGTTCAGCGCCCGCGGCGCGCTGCCGCGCGGCATGGCCGACGTGCTGTCGCGCCACAAGGACATCATGTATTCGAGCCGCACGCGCCAGAACACCGACAATTTTCAGCGCATCCATGCGCTCAAGATGAAGCTGCTCGATGCGCTCAAGCGCGTTCCGCCGGAGCAACTGAAGGATGGCGAGAAGGAACTGATCGCCGATTATTCCGATGCCGGCGTGGTCAACATCGTCCACTTGATCTACCAGCACAAAGGCTATGAAGGCCACGCCAAGGACTATGAGTTCTCGGGCACCTCGATGCGCGAGCACTGGGAGATGGGCCTTGAGGACACGGAGCGCACGCTGCGCCACAAGCAGTGGCTGATGCCGCCGACCAATGTCGAAGGCGTCGCCATCCACGACCTGCACCGCGAAGACCCGACCTGA
- a CDS encoding acetoacetate decarboxylase, giving the protein MEIDDVVKRAYAMPLTNPSFPPGPYRFFDREYIIITYRTTREALEAVVPKPLEIDEPLVKYEFIRMPDSTGFGDYTETGQVIPVRFGGQHGGYVHSMYLDDDAPIAGGRELWGFPKKLASPKIVHEGEVVVGTLHYGSVLCATGTMGYKHREADHDSVLASLAAPNFLIKIIPHVDGSPRICELVRYYLTDVTLKEAWTAPAALDLRPHVMADVAKLPVLEVVSAVHFTADLTLGLGEVVHDYLADRNSTATSAIQPEKARA; this is encoded by the coding sequence TTGGAAATCGACGATGTCGTGAAGCGCGCCTATGCGATGCCGCTCACCAACCCTTCCTTCCCGCCCGGCCCCTACCGTTTCTTCGACCGCGAATACATCATCATCACCTACCGCACGACGCGCGAGGCGTTGGAAGCCGTGGTGCCGAAGCCGCTCGAGATCGACGAACCGCTGGTGAAATACGAGTTCATCCGCATGCCGGATTCGACCGGCTTCGGCGACTATACCGAGACCGGCCAGGTCATCCCCGTGCGCTTCGGCGGTCAGCATGGCGGCTATGTCCATTCCATGTATCTCGACGACGACGCGCCGATCGCCGGCGGCCGCGAGCTCTGGGGTTTTCCGAAGAAGCTCGCCAGCCCCAAGATCGTGCATGAGGGCGAAGTGGTGGTGGGCACGCTTCACTATGGCAGCGTGCTGTGCGCCACCGGCACCATGGGCTACAAGCATCGCGAGGCCGACCACGATTCCGTGCTCGCCTCGCTCGCCGCGCCCAACTTCCTGATCAAGATCATCCCGCATGTCGACGGCAGCCCGCGCATTTGCGAGCTGGTGCGCTACTACCTGACCGACGTGACGCTGAAGGAAGCCTGGACGGCGCCGGCCGCGCTCGACCTTCGGCCCCATGTCATGGCCGACGTGGCCAAGCTGCCGGTGCTCGAGGTCGTCTCGGCCGTCCACTTCACCGCCGACCTGACGCTCGGGTTGGGCGAGGTCGTCCACGACTATCTCGCCGATCGCAACTCGACCGCGACCAGCGCAATCCAGCCGGAGAAGGCTCGTGCTTGA
- a CDS encoding 3-hydroxybutyrate dehydrogenase translates to MGSLSSKNALVTGSTSGIGLAIARAFAAEGANVTINGLGDAAAIEQERAGIEKDFGVKCRYSSANMTDGAAVTAMVHEAEEAFGSLDILVNNAGIQHVAPIDEFPDDKWEAIIRINLLAAFYAIKAVLPGMKCRKWGRIINTASAHALVASPFKSAYVSAKHGIAGLTKTVALEVAQDGITVNAIAPGYVWTPLVEKQIPDTMKARGMTEEQVKHDVLLAAQPTKEFVTVEELAALTLFLCSDAAKQMTGTTLPMDGGWTAQ, encoded by the coding sequence ATGGGTTCCCTGTCTTCGAAGAATGCGCTCGTCACCGGCTCGACCAGCGGTATCGGCCTGGCAATCGCCCGCGCCTTTGCCGCCGAGGGCGCCAACGTCACCATCAACGGCCTGGGCGACGCCGCGGCGATCGAGCAGGAGCGCGCCGGCATCGAGAAGGATTTCGGCGTGAAATGCCGCTATTCGAGCGCCAATATGACGGACGGCGCCGCGGTCACCGCCATGGTGCACGAGGCCGAGGAGGCATTCGGCAGCCTCGACATCCTGGTCAACAATGCCGGCATCCAGCATGTCGCGCCGATCGACGAGTTTCCCGACGACAAGTGGGAAGCGATCATCCGCATCAACCTGCTCGCCGCCTTCTACGCCATCAAGGCGGTGCTGCCCGGCATGAAGTGCCGCAAATGGGGCCGCATCATCAACACGGCCTCGGCACACGCGCTGGTCGCCTCGCCGTTCAAATCGGCCTATGTCTCGGCCAAGCACGGCATTGCCGGCCTGACCAAGACGGTGGCGCTGGAAGTGGCGCAGGACGGCATCACCGTCAATGCGATCGCCCCCGGCTATGTCTGGACGCCGCTGGTCGAGAAGCAGATCCCCGATACGATGAAGGCGCGCGGCATGACCGAGGAGCAGGTCAAGCACGATGTGCTTTTAGCCGCACAGCCGACCAAGGAATTCGTCACCGTCGAGGAACTCGCGGCGCTGACGCTCTTCCTGTGCTCGGACGCCGCCAAGCAGATGACCGGCACGACCCTGCCGATGGATGGCGGCTGGACGGCGCAGTAA
- a CDS encoding ROK family transcriptional regulator: MIKYDRQSRSFKTKMTKSLLRSLLDGQPPGTPESLIVRCLSQRGAISAAQIARLTGLARSTVSTALTGLRKSGIVVELAAADETAKGVGRPPATLTLNPEAGTCVGVHLSLDEIRVAVADVSHSFISEKIIPLGLDYPPDRAAKLTKAAIAQCYEENSLSASGLLGVGVSVSGPVSPEGFVQRASIVPTWAGVNIRHVFGPVLEQPIFAANESNCAAIAEMMWGAAVGYEDFVLFKIDLGVGGAIVQHGRVVTGIAGGAGEFGHMSIDPSGDLCRCGNRGCLELYASFNRPLEQIARVTGRRVTMDDVIRMAEQGDVGALRMIEDTAEMAGRGLGMIGSVLNPPLIIIGGRMALAGDILLTPLIAAYERHTLIKARDVAPDRRTRIIIGKHTENDVLLGAVGLVLSHYGRLQ, from the coding sequence ATGATCAAATACGATCGGCAGTCAAGGAGTTTTAAGACAAAAATGACAAAAAGCCTGCTCAGATCGCTGCTGGACGGTCAACCTCCGGGCACGCCTGAAAGTCTGATTGTCCGCTGTCTCAGCCAGCGCGGCGCCATTTCCGCCGCGCAGATCGCCCGGCTCACCGGCTTGGCCCGATCGACCGTCTCGACGGCTTTGACTGGTCTGAGGAAGTCAGGAATCGTGGTGGAACTGGCGGCGGCTGACGAAACGGCCAAAGGCGTCGGCCGGCCGCCGGCGACGCTGACGCTCAATCCTGAAGCCGGCACCTGCGTCGGCGTTCATCTTAGTCTCGACGAGATTCGGGTCGCTGTGGCCGACGTCTCACATTCATTCATTTCTGAAAAAATTATCCCCCTCGGCCTGGATTATCCTCCGGACCGGGCGGCAAAGCTCACCAAGGCGGCGATCGCGCAATGCTACGAGGAGAACAGCCTGTCTGCGTCCGGCCTCCTGGGTGTCGGGGTTTCTGTGTCGGGACCGGTCAGCCCCGAAGGCTTCGTCCAGCGGGCCAGCATCGTTCCCACTTGGGCTGGCGTCAACATCCGACATGTCTTTGGGCCGGTGCTGGAGCAGCCGATCTTCGCCGCCAATGAAAGCAACTGCGCCGCCATTGCCGAGATGATGTGGGGCGCCGCCGTCGGTTACGAGGACTTTGTGCTGTTCAAGATCGACCTCGGGGTGGGCGGCGCGATCGTCCAGCACGGACGCGTCGTGACCGGAATTGCCGGCGGCGCGGGCGAGTTCGGTCACATGAGCATCGATCCATCGGGCGATCTTTGCCGCTGCGGCAATCGAGGCTGCCTGGAACTCTACGCCAGCTTCAACCGGCCATTGGAGCAGATCGCGCGCGTGACGGGCCGGCGCGTCACGATGGACGACGTGATCCGCATGGCCGAGCAGGGCGATGTCGGAGCATTGCGCATGATCGAGGATACGGCCGAAATGGCGGGCCGCGGCCTGGGCATGATTGGATCCGTTCTGAACCCGCCCCTCATCATCATCGGAGGACGCATGGCGCTCGCCGGCGACATCCTGCTTACGCCGCTCATTGCGGCCTATGAACGGCACACCCTAATCAAGGCGCGGGACGTCGCCCCCGACAGGCGCACGCGAATAATCATCGGCAAGCACACCGAAAACGATGTGCTGCTTGGAGCCGTCGGCCTCGTCCTGAGCCATTACGGGCGACTTCAATAG
- a CDS encoding ABC transporter substrate-binding protein, translated as MRYLRATLVATAAFAFLANTALAEPKTNLLHQWATGSDAQAIAKLGEMFEAKGGKWQQTSIAGHTANTLAKLRADVIAGNAPPAVQLKGPEIAEWNKTGMTADLDDLAKAENWEKVVAPELLPVMKPSGKWVAAPMNIHRINWIWASPKVMQAAGVTEVPKTWAEFNAACDKIVATGKICISHSTADWTDSTVFEVVVYGQDLDLYRKAFVEGSVDAMRSDGMVKAFEQFRIMTSKYMDPGMNGRDWDSMSALVGRGEAAFHIMGDWTIGLLTAAGFKEGTDYVCAQAPTDWGKPGFILNSDSVVFFQQKDPDYVEGQKLLASTILSPEFQTVFNQAKGSIPARLDVDLSKGFNPCQQKSQKDLQASIEAGTLVRSMAHNMTIPQKVRGAIMDTITEFVATPDMSAKDAANAMADAAEAQE; from the coding sequence ATGAGATATCTGAGGGCGACCCTTGTCGCTACGGCGGCATTTGCCTTTCTTGCAAACACGGCACTCGCCGAGCCGAAGACCAATCTGCTCCACCAATGGGCGACCGGATCGGACGCGCAGGCCATCGCCAAGCTTGGCGAGATGTTCGAGGCGAAGGGTGGAAAGTGGCAACAGACCTCGATCGCCGGCCATACCGCCAACACGCTTGCCAAGCTGCGCGCCGACGTGATCGCAGGCAATGCTCCCCCGGCGGTTCAGCTCAAGGGTCCCGAGATCGCCGAATGGAACAAGACCGGCATGACCGCCGATCTGGATGATCTCGCGAAGGCTGAGAATTGGGAGAAGGTGGTGGCGCCGGAATTGCTGCCGGTGATGAAGCCGAGCGGCAAGTGGGTGGCGGCACCCATGAACATCCACCGCATCAACTGGATATGGGCATCGCCAAAAGTCATGCAGGCCGCCGGCGTGACGGAAGTTCCGAAGACCTGGGCGGAATTCAACGCAGCCTGCGACAAGATCGTGGCCACCGGCAAGATCTGCATCTCGCACTCGACCGCCGATTGGACCGATTCCACCGTCTTCGAAGTCGTCGTCTACGGCCAGGACCTCGACCTCTATCGCAAGGCCTTCGTCGAAGGCAGCGTCGACGCCATGCGCAGCGACGGCATGGTCAAGGCCTTCGAGCAATTCCGCATCATGACGTCCAAGTACATGGACCCCGGCATGAACGGCCGCGACTGGGATTCGATGTCGGCTCTCGTCGGGCGCGGCGAGGCGGCGTTCCACATCATGGGCGACTGGACGATCGGCTTGCTCACCGCCGCCGGCTTCAAGGAGGGCACGGATTATGTCTGCGCCCAGGCGCCGACCGACTGGGGCAAGCCCGGCTTCATCCTGAACTCCGATTCCGTCGTGTTCTTCCAGCAGAAGGATCCCGACTATGTGGAGGGCCAGAAGCTGCTCGCCAGCACCATCCTGTCGCCGGAGTTCCAGACCGTCTTCAACCAGGCCAAGGGCTCGATCCCGGCGCGCCTCGACGTCGATCTGTCGAAGGGCTTCAATCCCTGCCAGCAGAAGTCCCAGAAGGACCTGCAGGCCTCGATCGAGGCGGGCACGCTGGTCCGCTCGATGGCCCACAACATGACCATCCCGCAAAAGGTCCGCGGCGCCATCATGGACACGATCACCGAATTCGTCGCGACGCCGGACATGTCCGCCAAGGATGCGGCCAACGCCATGGCCGACGCCGCCGAAGCGCAGGAATGA